From a single Vespula pensylvanica isolate Volc-1 chromosome 24, ASM1446617v1, whole genome shotgun sequence genomic region:
- the LOC122637058 gene encoding putative uncharacterized protein DDB_G0282133 isoform X1 yields MPHCTTNFAWYLGKFLIGFTGMLILYMSFLKDKEYPYKPGMREPLAGKKSQNNNTCSIGDQINVNATKQCKHKSMAAHVRGLWYENRGKCCWKEKCYPKTIASKYLIKNNNAVNMRTRRSFYSKKQTKFLDLTVRNEKVYSCKCRWYKSINGTCIKHKSNKIKRQKCIRVSKDTVADLWKIQRVCDMIKSQNNVGRFQDESVNIEKLVQEETTSSSYIDAKNCFVQDAYTQSVCKKKEKEIDEFRKSDEEDESFNHKNKINVKNQTISNENSTDLSFNFYEAAEKIQDKYEKISLNYDFEWRKSVNVETSTSLEKENKSSTIVTCSVSKNDTDLPYIPELELKEVCDCNPTCNCEYQFSTERFGDNDIEEKNKLEIWKKYNRETIPNRSKQNRMLETRNQGHWNSDITNSSYCVENNRHVYNELRSSTSTESLIYPQAKMKITRTSSHDRGYSLFLKRLERIKKDPRRRKDNSVFPLIRRINIKEDYSDRDYSDQSLCRCQRFHRDIKPKMIIEDKFEDTETSRSKASSSSTSLSSNDYNKSARSFLYDNNCKCRCLSTVTSSTSTCTCTSTDLQSEVEYKGIEKESSKIHYPLNPLSSTITYNDDNNNNYYNNNNKNSIRHFNVMRSYCQNTLSLMNRRLQNRDKWINDHIL; encoded by the exons ATGCCACATTGCACAACAAATTTTGCCTGGTATCTTGGAAAATTTCTCATTGGATTTACAGGAATGCTGATTTTATATATGAGTTTTTTAAAAGacaa AGAATATCCGTATAAACCAGGGATGAGAGAACCTTTAGCAGGAAAAAAGAGTCAAAA TAATAATACATGCTCCATAGGCGATCAGATAAATGTCAATGCAACGAAGC aatgcAAACACAAAAGTATGGCTGCACATGTAAGAGGTCTAT GGTACGAAAATAGGGGAAAATGttgttggaaagaaaaatgttatccGAAGACGATCGCATCGAAATATCTCATTAAGAACAACAATG CTGTTAATATGAGGACACGTCGATCTTTCTATtctaaaaaacaaacgaag TTTCTAGATTTGACTGTACGTAACGAAAAAGTATATTCCTGTAAGTGTCGTTGGTACAAGTCCATTAATGGTACTTGTATTAaacataaatcaaataaaatcaaaagacAAAAGTGTATACGAGTTTCGAAGGATACCGTGGCTGATCTTTGGAAAATACAAAGAGTATGCGACATGATAAAGTCACAGAATAACGTTGGACGATTCCAAGATGAGTCTgtgaatatcgaaaaattggTACAAGAGGAAACTACTTCGAGTTCATACATCGATGCTAAAAATTGTTTCGTTCAAGACGCTTATACTCAATCtgtatgtaaaaagaaagaaaaagaaatagatgaaTTTAGAAAGAGCGACGAAGAGGATGAATCGTTTAatcacaaaaataaaatcaatgttaAAAATCAAACAATTTCTAACGAAAACTCAACGGATCTATCATTCAACTTTTACGAAGCCGCtgaaaaaatacaagataaatatgaaaaaatttccTTAAATTACGATTTCGAATGGAGAAAAAGTGTTAACGTTGAAACTTCAACttctttggaaaaagaaaataaatcaagtaCAATAGTAACATGTTCCGTTTCAAAAAATGATACTGATCTACCATACATCCCTGAGCTTGAATTAAAAGAGGTATGTGATTGTAATCCAACGTGTAATTGCGAGTATCAATTTTCGACAGAACGTTTTGGGGACAAtgatattgaagaaaaaaataaacttgaaATTTGGAAAAAGTATAATCGAGAAACGATTCCAAACAGATCTAAACAAAATCGAATGTTAGAAACTAG AAATCAAGGTCATTGGAATTCGGATATCACTAATTCTTCTTATTGTGTCGAAAATAATCGACATGTTTATAACGAGCTAAGATCGAGTACAAGTACAGAATCTCTGATTTACCCACAAGCAAAAATGAAGATAACACGTACTAGTAGCCATGATCGAGGCTATTCATTGTTCTTAAAACGTTtagaaagaatcaaaaaagatcctcggagaagaaaagacaatTCTGTCTTTCCATTAATCcgtagaattaatattaaggAAGATTATAGCGATCGTGATTATAGTGATCAATCCTTGTGTCGTTGTCAACGTTTTCATCGAGATATAAAACCAAAAATGATTATTGAAGATAAATTCGAAGACACCGAAACGAGTCGATCCAAAGCGTCATCCTCTTCAACGAGTCTTTCATCTAACGATTACAATAAATCTGCTCGATCATTTCTTTACGATAACAATTGTAAATGTCGATGTTTATCCACCGTTACATCTAGTACATCTACTTGCACCTGTACATCTACCGATCTACAATCTGAAGTAGAATACAAAGGCATTGAAAAAGAATCATCGAAAATCCATTATCCATTAAATCCATTATCGTCAACCATAAcatataatgatgataataataataattattataataataataataaaaattcaattcgcCATTTCAATGTGATGAGATCATATTGCCAAAATACATTGTCCCTCATGAATAGAAGATTGCAAAATCGTGACAAATGGATAAATGAtcatatattgtaa
- the LOC122637058 gene encoding anaphase-promoting complex subunit 5-like isoform X2 — protein sequence MAAHVRGLWYENRGKCCWKEKCYPKTIASKYLIKNNNAVNMRTRRSFYSKKQTKFLDLTVRNEKVYSCKCRWYKSINGTCIKHKSNKIKRQKCIRVSKDTVADLWKIQRVCDMIKSQNNVGRFQDESVNIEKLVQEETTSSSYIDAKNCFVQDAYTQSVCKKKEKEIDEFRKSDEEDESFNHKNKINVKNQTISNENSTDLSFNFYEAAEKIQDKYEKISLNYDFEWRKSVNVETSTSLEKENKSSTIVTCSVSKNDTDLPYIPELELKEVCDCNPTCNCEYQFSTERFGDNDIEEKNKLEIWKKYNRETIPNRSKQNRMLETRNQGHWNSDITNSSYCVENNRHVYNELRSSTSTESLIYPQAKMKITRTSSHDRGYSLFLKRLERIKKDPRRRKDNSVFPLIRRINIKEDYSDRDYSDQSLCRCQRFHRDIKPKMIIEDKFEDTETSRSKASSSSTSLSSNDYNKSARSFLYDNNCKCRCLSTVTSSTSTCTCTSTDLQSEVEYKGIEKESSKIHYPLNPLSSTITYNDDNNNNYYNNNNKNSIRHFNVMRSYCQNTLSLMNRRLQNRDKWINDHIL from the exons ATGGCTGCACATGTAAGAGGTCTAT GGTACGAAAATAGGGGAAAATGttgttggaaagaaaaatgttatccGAAGACGATCGCATCGAAATATCTCATTAAGAACAACAATG CTGTTAATATGAGGACACGTCGATCTTTCTATtctaaaaaacaaacgaag TTTCTAGATTTGACTGTACGTAACGAAAAAGTATATTCCTGTAAGTGTCGTTGGTACAAGTCCATTAATGGTACTTGTATTAaacataaatcaaataaaatcaaaagacAAAAGTGTATACGAGTTTCGAAGGATACCGTGGCTGATCTTTGGAAAATACAAAGAGTATGCGACATGATAAAGTCACAGAATAACGTTGGACGATTCCAAGATGAGTCTgtgaatatcgaaaaattggTACAAGAGGAAACTACTTCGAGTTCATACATCGATGCTAAAAATTGTTTCGTTCAAGACGCTTATACTCAATCtgtatgtaaaaagaaagaaaaagaaatagatgaaTTTAGAAAGAGCGACGAAGAGGATGAATCGTTTAatcacaaaaataaaatcaatgttaAAAATCAAACAATTTCTAACGAAAACTCAACGGATCTATCATTCAACTTTTACGAAGCCGCtgaaaaaatacaagataaatatgaaaaaatttccTTAAATTACGATTTCGAATGGAGAAAAAGTGTTAACGTTGAAACTTCAACttctttggaaaaagaaaataaatcaagtaCAATAGTAACATGTTCCGTTTCAAAAAATGATACTGATCTACCATACATCCCTGAGCTTGAATTAAAAGAGGTATGTGATTGTAATCCAACGTGTAATTGCGAGTATCAATTTTCGACAGAACGTTTTGGGGACAAtgatattgaagaaaaaaataaacttgaaATTTGGAAAAAGTATAATCGAGAAACGATTCCAAACAGATCTAAACAAAATCGAATGTTAGAAACTAG AAATCAAGGTCATTGGAATTCGGATATCACTAATTCTTCTTATTGTGTCGAAAATAATCGACATGTTTATAACGAGCTAAGATCGAGTACAAGTACAGAATCTCTGATTTACCCACAAGCAAAAATGAAGATAACACGTACTAGTAGCCATGATCGAGGCTATTCATTGTTCTTAAAACGTTtagaaagaatcaaaaaagatcctcggagaagaaaagacaatTCTGTCTTTCCATTAATCcgtagaattaatattaaggAAGATTATAGCGATCGTGATTATAGTGATCAATCCTTGTGTCGTTGTCAACGTTTTCATCGAGATATAAAACCAAAAATGATTATTGAAGATAAATTCGAAGACACCGAAACGAGTCGATCCAAAGCGTCATCCTCTTCAACGAGTCTTTCATCTAACGATTACAATAAATCTGCTCGATCATTTCTTTACGATAACAATTGTAAATGTCGATGTTTATCCACCGTTACATCTAGTACATCTACTTGCACCTGTACATCTACCGATCTACAATCTGAAGTAGAATACAAAGGCATTGAAAAAGAATCATCGAAAATCCATTATCCATTAAATCCATTATCGTCAACCATAAcatataatgatgataataataataattattataataataataataaaaattcaattcgcCATTTCAATGTGATGAGATCATATTGCCAAAATACATTGTCCCTCATGAATAGAAGATTGCAAAATCGTGACAAATGGATAAATGAtcatatattgtaa
- the LOC122637058 gene encoding anaphase-promoting complex subunit 5-like isoform X3 has translation MRTRRSFYSKKQTKFLDLTVRNEKVYSCKCRWYKSINGTCIKHKSNKIKRQKCIRVSKDTVADLWKIQRVCDMIKSQNNVGRFQDESVNIEKLVQEETTSSSYIDAKNCFVQDAYTQSVCKKKEKEIDEFRKSDEEDESFNHKNKINVKNQTISNENSTDLSFNFYEAAEKIQDKYEKISLNYDFEWRKSVNVETSTSLEKENKSSTIVTCSVSKNDTDLPYIPELELKEVCDCNPTCNCEYQFSTERFGDNDIEEKNKLEIWKKYNRETIPNRSKQNRMLETRNQGHWNSDITNSSYCVENNRHVYNELRSSTSTESLIYPQAKMKITRTSSHDRGYSLFLKRLERIKKDPRRRKDNSVFPLIRRINIKEDYSDRDYSDQSLCRCQRFHRDIKPKMIIEDKFEDTETSRSKASSSSTSLSSNDYNKSARSFLYDNNCKCRCLSTVTSSTSTCTCTSTDLQSEVEYKGIEKESSKIHYPLNPLSSTITYNDDNNNNYYNNNNKNSIRHFNVMRSYCQNTLSLMNRRLQNRDKWINDHIL, from the exons ATGAGGACACGTCGATCTTTCTATtctaaaaaacaaacgaag TTTCTAGATTTGACTGTACGTAACGAAAAAGTATATTCCTGTAAGTGTCGTTGGTACAAGTCCATTAATGGTACTTGTATTAaacataaatcaaataaaatcaaaagacAAAAGTGTATACGAGTTTCGAAGGATACCGTGGCTGATCTTTGGAAAATACAAAGAGTATGCGACATGATAAAGTCACAGAATAACGTTGGACGATTCCAAGATGAGTCTgtgaatatcgaaaaattggTACAAGAGGAAACTACTTCGAGTTCATACATCGATGCTAAAAATTGTTTCGTTCAAGACGCTTATACTCAATCtgtatgtaaaaagaaagaaaaagaaatagatgaaTTTAGAAAGAGCGACGAAGAGGATGAATCGTTTAatcacaaaaataaaatcaatgttaAAAATCAAACAATTTCTAACGAAAACTCAACGGATCTATCATTCAACTTTTACGAAGCCGCtgaaaaaatacaagataaatatgaaaaaatttccTTAAATTACGATTTCGAATGGAGAAAAAGTGTTAACGTTGAAACTTCAACttctttggaaaaagaaaataaatcaagtaCAATAGTAACATGTTCCGTTTCAAAAAATGATACTGATCTACCATACATCCCTGAGCTTGAATTAAAAGAGGTATGTGATTGTAATCCAACGTGTAATTGCGAGTATCAATTTTCGACAGAACGTTTTGGGGACAAtgatattgaagaaaaaaataaacttgaaATTTGGAAAAAGTATAATCGAGAAACGATTCCAAACAGATCTAAACAAAATCGAATGTTAGAAACTAG AAATCAAGGTCATTGGAATTCGGATATCACTAATTCTTCTTATTGTGTCGAAAATAATCGACATGTTTATAACGAGCTAAGATCGAGTACAAGTACAGAATCTCTGATTTACCCACAAGCAAAAATGAAGATAACACGTACTAGTAGCCATGATCGAGGCTATTCATTGTTCTTAAAACGTTtagaaagaatcaaaaaagatcctcggagaagaaaagacaatTCTGTCTTTCCATTAATCcgtagaattaatattaaggAAGATTATAGCGATCGTGATTATAGTGATCAATCCTTGTGTCGTTGTCAACGTTTTCATCGAGATATAAAACCAAAAATGATTATTGAAGATAAATTCGAAGACACCGAAACGAGTCGATCCAAAGCGTCATCCTCTTCAACGAGTCTTTCATCTAACGATTACAATAAATCTGCTCGATCATTTCTTTACGATAACAATTGTAAATGTCGATGTTTATCCACCGTTACATCTAGTACATCTACTTGCACCTGTACATCTACCGATCTACAATCTGAAGTAGAATACAAAGGCATTGAAAAAGAATCATCGAAAATCCATTATCCATTAAATCCATTATCGTCAACCATAAcatataatgatgataataataataattattataataataataataaaaattcaattcgcCATTTCAATGTGATGAGATCATATTGCCAAAATACATTGTCCCTCATGAATAGAAGATTGCAAAATCGTGACAAATGGATAAATGAtcatatattgtaa
- the LOC122637057 gene encoding DNA ligase 4, whose protein sequence is MSVSLSSRITFKKLCDVLEKVIKARASGKLEILQEFIMQCQREGVKLKEDNPDADISIFPVLRLLLPQCDRERSSYNLKQKLLANIYIRVLCLGKSSKDAQKLINYRIPDLSKSEGSDISEIVYSIVRKQLSHRKESFTIDRINIFLDDISQASKMNSSKDELFKALFRQITALELKWLTRIILKDLKLGVGTKRLLQVYHPEAYECFDTTSDLREICDNLGQGKKKVNHNIQVFSFFKPMLLERCAIENASKLFYNNDEYFVQMKFDGERSQIHMKDGIFQYCTRQRFDITNNWGYGKSNSDGFLTSTFSRRLNRQCKSIILDGELMGWHKQKKVFGSKGMNYDVKKLTANSSYQPCFVAYDIILYNDKLLVNLPYRERLTILNDAFQDEEGSLIKCQSTIISNSKDLLDIFNKSLNNNEEGIVLKKSDFIYKPNVREGTGCYKLKAEYSGNLVQDIDLIVLGGYYGEGKFSGLIKSFMMGVAKMPENEEKELTQFFSVVSVSNGIAMEKLKELDSKLERYWIKDCPNCVIGPKGQPPDLWIRPEHSLILTLRATEIVKTNDYPIGYTLRFPRVIQIREDKPWDSACTVTEFLSLIKNEEIIHKLTKRQATLNDVETPTIKIKKRISKLTSSKFEEGFYNTKQSNTNLVPITRLLYGKEICVINGNNEISKEEIEDTLLLHNAKVVQNPSKETYCVIVGNDKKAKARNIIQSKKYDIVTIDWYKRIIKEENWGALESFFPWDLLCVRDSTKRSLIEKYDDYYDSYTTDANEESLQRSLKQMEYTIKDGEVAFTEEQEMDKELFENGISPFSIFKQIIGYFKKCSDPTKFKFRFMGGTIKEDIDEYVNYIFIEDNSLMSTISSEVDETINRSMKVINSKWIKDCFRDQKFYSIDEYIIG, encoded by the exons ATGAGTGTATCATTATCTTCaagaattacatttaaaaaattatgcgaTGTCTtagaaaaagttattaaagCCCGTGCCTCTGGAAAGCTTGAAATTCTACAAGAATTTATTATGCAATGTCAGAGAGAAGgtgttaaattaaaagaagacaaTCCAGATGCA gatatttcaatatttcctGTGTTAAGACTGCTTTTACCACAATGCGATCGTGAACGTTCGTCATATAATTTGAAGCAGAAATTACtagcaaatatttatattcgtgtACTTTGCCTTGGAAAATCAAGTAAAGATGCTCAGAAACTGATAAATTAtag aatACCTGATTTAAGTAAATCTGAAGGAAGTGACATTTCTGAAATAGTTTACTCAATTGTGCGGAAACAATTGTCACATCGAAAGGAATCATTTACAAtagatagaataaatatattcttagaTGATATATCACAAGCAAGTAAAATGAATAGTAGTAaagatgaattatttaaagcaCTATTTAGACAAATAACTGCATTAGAATTAAAATGGTTAActcgtattattttaaaggATCTAAAGTTAGGTGTTGGAACAAAAAGATTGTTGCAAG TTTATCATCCAGAAGCATATGAATGTTTTGATACAACTTCTGACTTACGAGAAATTTGTGATAATCTTGGTcaaggtaaaaagaaagttaatcataatattcaagttttctctttttttaaacctATGCTTTTGGAAAGATGTGCTATTGAGAATGcttcaaaacttttttataataatgatgagTATTTTGTACAAATGAAATTTGATGGTGAACGTTCTCAAATACATATGAAGGATGGTATATTCCAATATTGTACAAGACAGAGATTTGATATCACAAATAATTGGGGATATGGAAAAAGTAATTCAG ATGGTTTTCTTACTAGTACATTTTCGCGTCGTTTAAATCGACAATGTAAGTCTATAATTCTGGATGGTGAATTAATGGGTTGgcataaacaaaaaaaagtgttTGGGTCAAAAGGTATGAACTATGATGTTAAAAAGCTTACTGCTAATAGTTCCTATCAACCCTGTTTTGTGGCATATGacattattctatataatgaCAAATTGCTCGTGAATTTACCCTATAGAGAGAGATTAACTATATTAAATGATGCATTTCAAGATGAAGAAggttcattaattaaatgtcaAAGTACAATCATTTCTAACAG taaagatttattggatatttttaataaaagtcttaataataacgaagaaggaatagttttaaaaaaatctgattttatttataaaccaAATGTTCGCGAAGGAACTGGTTGTTACAAATTAAAAGCtgag tattcAGGGAATCTAGTACAAGATATAGACTTGATTGTTCTTGGAGGCTATTATGGCGAAGGAAAGTTCAGTGGTTTGATAAAAAGCTTTATGATGGGTGTTGCCAAAATGcctgaaaacgaagaaaaagaacttacACAATTTTTCTCAGTTGTGTCCGTGAGTAATGGTATTGCAATGGAAAAACTGAAGGAACTTGATTCAAAATTGGAGAGGTATTGGATTAAAGATTGTCCTAATTGTGTAATTGGACCTAAG GGACAGCCTCCAGATTTATGGATTCGACCTGAGCACTCATTGATTTTAACGCTTCGAGCAACGGAAATAGTAAAAACTAATGATTATCCGATTGGTTATACTTTACGTTTTCCGCGTGTTATACAGATTAGAGAAGATAAGCCTTGGGATAGTGCTTGTACTGTCAcagaatttttatcattgataaaG aatgaagaaataattcataaattgaCTAAAAGACAGGCGACATTGAATGATGTTGAAACACcaactattaaaataaaaaagagaatatcaaAGTTGACTTCGTCAAAGTTTGAAGAAGggttttataatacaaaacaaTCAAATACAAATCTTGTACCGATCACGCGTTTATtatatggaaaagaaatttgtgtTATTAATGGTAATAACGAAATAtccaaagaagaaatagaagatacGCTCTTATTACATAATGCAAAAGTCGTACAGAATCCGAGTAAAGAAACTTATTGTGTGATTGttggaaatgataaaaaa gCAAAAGCAAGAAACATAATACAAAGTAAGAAATATGATATAGTTACGATAGATTGGTATAAACGtattatcaaagaagaaaactggGGTGCATTAGAAAGTTTTTTCCCATGGGATCTTCTGTGCGTTCGTGATTCAACCAAACGATCgcttattgaaaaatatgatgattattatgatAGTTATACAACAGATGCCAATGAAGAAAGTTTACAACGATCTTTAAAACAGATGGAATATACG ataaaagACGGAGAAGTTGCATTTACCGAAGAGCAAGAAATggataaagaattatttgaaaatggaATATCTCCATTTTCTATCTTCAAACAAATTATTGgatattttaagaaatgttCGGATCCTACGAAATTTAAATTTCGCTTTATGGGAGGtacaataaaagaagatatagatgaatatgttaattatatcttcATTGAAGATAATTCATTGATGTCTACGATATCTTCGGAAGTTGATGAAACTATAAACAGATCTATGAAAGTAATCAATAGTAAATGGATAAAAGATTGTTTTCGagatcaaaaattttattcgatcgatgaatatattattggctaa